A section of the Corynebacterium tuberculostearicum genome encodes:
- the wzm gene encoding galactan export ABC transporter permease subunit Wzm/RfbD: MTSQPDGEATPASQSETLKAAFADLAQGAQQRELWFKLGIQDIKQRYRRSVLGPFWITIATGVMALALGLLYSMLFQIPVAEFLPHVTVGLIMWTFISGCIKEGSTVFIDNEGLIKQLPAPLSVHVYRLVWRQTLFLGHNLIIWLLLILIFPRNLGWEFFLFLPGLALLLVNGVWVTMFFGIIATRFRDVAPLLEALTQLLFYVTPIVWMTNTLKDQGGAVSSRARIAEINPLYHYLEIVRAPMIGEPVAAYHWWIVIGCTVLGLLIAGLVMRKWRFRVSYWV; encoded by the coding sequence ATGACCTCCCAGCCAGACGGCGAGGCCACCCCAGCGTCCCAGTCCGAGACCCTCAAGGCCGCCTTCGCGGACCTGGCGCAGGGTGCACAGCAGCGCGAGCTGTGGTTCAAACTGGGCATTCAAGATATTAAGCAGCGCTACCGCCGCTCTGTCCTGGGCCCGTTTTGGATCACCATCGCCACCGGCGTGATGGCCCTTGCCTTGGGCCTGTTGTATTCCATGCTCTTCCAGATTCCCGTCGCGGAGTTCCTCCCCCACGTCACCGTGGGCCTTATTATGTGGACCTTCATTTCGGGCTGCATCAAAGAAGGCTCCACGGTCTTCATTGACAACGAGGGCTTGATTAAACAGCTCCCAGCCCCGCTGTCGGTGCACGTTTACCGCTTGGTGTGGCGCCAGACGCTGTTTTTGGGCCATAACCTCATCATCTGGTTGCTGCTTATCCTTATCTTCCCGCGCAACTTGGGGTGGGAGTTCTTCCTCTTCCTCCCAGGTCTGGCCTTGTTGTTGGTCAACGGCGTGTGGGTCACGATGTTCTTTGGCATCATCGCTACCCGCTTCCGTGACGTCGCTCCGCTGCTAGAAGCACTGACCCAGCTGCTGTTTTACGTCACCCCGATTGTGTGGATGACCAATACCTTGAAGGACCAGGGCGGGGCGGTGTCCAGCCGCGCCCGCATCGCGGAAATCAACCCGCTCTACCACTACCTGGAAATCGTCCGTGCGCCCATGATCGGTGAGCCGGTGGCCGCCTACCACTGGTGGATCGTCATTGGCTGCACCGTTCTCGGCCTGCTCATCGCCGGCTTGGTCATGCGCAAGTGGCGCTTCCGCGTCAGCTACTGGGTTTAA
- a CDS encoding aminotransferase class V-fold PLP-dependent enzyme, producing MPAGASAHYDVFSVRGLYTGLSDGWTYLNAHAVPQISERVASGVARSFRMSTAVATQEGPGGAHSATPAPGRLEGDGNYTAARMAVADLTGSKADRVVLGPSLPVLYQSLAQTARPLLGSNSSVVLSKLDPPSLYSAFSEVKAETRWAQPDLGTGELPGFQFAELVDGSTRLVAFSAAHELLGTVSPAAEIIDTVHERSRAWTLLDVSAIAPYRPINFDDLGADILGLDLGLLGGPQLAALVFRDTRMFRRLDALDPVHTGKGSRKLETPISSGLAGGVGPLVDHLAALAGGESGSRRKRLRTSMDALSVYLEDLRADLYSFLSTLPAVHILGVTGEAAAGASDDRLPRLTFAVKGVPAETVYKRLFDNGLVTTLAPQTPLLTEMGVEEIGGAVTVALGPFNTYHDVEHLIRVVASLA from the coding sequence ATGCCAGCAGGAGCTTCGGCACACTACGACGTATTCAGTGTGCGCGGTTTATACACCGGGCTATCTGATGGTTGGACCTACCTCAATGCGCACGCGGTCCCCCAGATCTCTGAGCGCGTCGCCTCCGGCGTGGCGCGCTCCTTCCGGATGTCCACCGCAGTGGCCACCCAGGAGGGCCCAGGCGGCGCCCACTCCGCCACGCCCGCGCCGGGCCGTTTGGAAGGCGATGGTAATTACACCGCCGCACGCATGGCTGTAGCGGATCTGACCGGGTCCAAGGCGGACCGCGTGGTGCTTGGCCCGTCCTTGCCCGTGTTGTACCAGTCCTTGGCGCAGACGGCCCGTCCGCTGTTGGGCAGCAACTCTTCGGTGGTGCTCTCCAAGCTGGATCCGCCGTCTTTGTACTCGGCATTCTCTGAGGTCAAGGCAGAAACCCGCTGGGCCCAGCCAGACTTGGGCACGGGTGAGCTGCCAGGTTTCCAATTTGCCGAGCTTGTCGATGGCTCCACGCGCCTCGTTGCCTTCTCCGCCGCGCACGAGCTTTTGGGTACGGTATCCCCGGCCGCTGAGATCATTGACACCGTCCATGAGCGCTCCCGCGCCTGGACGCTTCTCGACGTCTCTGCGATCGCTCCCTACCGCCCCATCAACTTCGATGATCTCGGCGCCGATATCTTAGGCCTCGACCTGGGATTGCTGGGCGGACCGCAGCTAGCGGCGCTTGTCTTCCGCGATACCCGCATGTTCCGCCGCCTCGACGCCCTCGATCCGGTGCATACCGGCAAGGGTTCTCGCAAGCTGGAAACACCCATTTCCTCTGGCTTGGCCGGCGGTGTCGGACCGCTCGTGGACCATCTTGCCGCCCTCGCCGGTGGGGAGAGCGGCTCGCGCCGCAAGCGCCTGCGCACCTCCATGGATGCGCTCAGCGTCTACTTGGAGGATCTGCGCGCTGACCTCTATTCCTTCTTGAGCACCCTGCCCGCCGTGCATATTCTTGGCGTGACCGGGGAGGCTGCCGCGGGCGCCTCCGACGATCGCCTGCCGCGCCTCACCTTCGCGGTAAAGGGTGTTCCGGCCGAGACGGTTTACAAGCGCCTCTTTGATAACGGACTTGTTACCACGCTTGCCCCGCAGACCCCGTTGCTCACGGAGATGGGCGTGGAAGAAATTGGCGGTGCCGTTACCGTTGCGCTCGGCCCCTTCAACACCTATCACGACGTTGAGCATCTCATCCGCGTCGTAGCCTCGCTGGCTTAA
- a CDS encoding NAD(P)H-quinone oxidoreductase yields the protein MKAIVQTDPQDRRSLELREVAVPQLQPGEVLVKVQAAGVNRGDILQTMGAYPPPPGASEILGLEAAGTIADAGDTNWEVGTEVGCLLAGGGYAEYVAVPQGQLLPVPKGLSVEETAAVVEVGCTVWSNLGIEAGLHEGQRVLIHGGGGGIGTFAIQVAKVLGAEVAVTAGSQEKLERCRELGADILINYKEHDFVEELKGSYDVILDIIGAKYLEKNMKCLAKDGKLIIIGMQGGTKAEINLGAMLPKRLTIQGTTLRARDLEDKAQIVAGTVENVWPMLEDGRVKHALHATYPLADAAQAHTALDSGEVTGTLVLTV from the coding sequence ATGAAGGCCATCGTTCAGACCGATCCACAGGATCGTCGGTCCTTAGAGCTCCGCGAAGTCGCTGTCCCGCAGCTGCAACCAGGTGAAGTACTCGTCAAGGTGCAGGCGGCCGGCGTTAACCGCGGCGATATCCTGCAGACGATGGGTGCCTATCCGCCGCCACCGGGGGCGTCGGAAATCTTGGGCTTAGAAGCAGCAGGCACCATTGCCGATGCCGGGGATACGAACTGGGAGGTAGGCACCGAGGTGGGCTGCCTGCTTGCCGGTGGTGGCTACGCCGAATACGTCGCGGTTCCGCAGGGCCAGCTGCTTCCCGTGCCCAAGGGGTTGAGCGTCGAGGAAACTGCAGCGGTGGTTGAGGTCGGATGCACCGTGTGGTCCAACCTGGGCATTGAGGCAGGCCTTCACGAGGGCCAGCGCGTCCTCATCCATGGCGGAGGCGGCGGCATTGGCACTTTTGCCATTCAGGTAGCCAAGGTCCTCGGCGCAGAGGTGGCGGTGACGGCCGGGTCGCAGGAGAAGTTGGAGCGTTGCCGCGAGCTGGGCGCCGATATTCTCATCAACTATAAGGAGCACGACTTCGTAGAAGAGTTGAAGGGAAGCTACGATGTCATTTTGGACATCATCGGCGCGAAATATCTGGAAAAGAATATGAAGTGCCTGGCTAAGGACGGCAAGCTCATCATCATTGGCATGCAAGGCGGTACCAAGGCGGAAATCAACTTGGGCGCCATGCTGCCCAAGCGCCTGACCATCCAGGGCACGACGCTGCGCGCCCGCGACTTAGAAGACAAGGCACAGATTGTGGCGGGCACGGTAGAAAATGTGTGGCCCATGTTGGAAGACGGCCGCGTAAAGCACGCGCTGCATGCTACTTACCCGCTTGCCGACGCCGCCCAGGCCCACACCGCCCTAGACAGCGGCGAGGTCACCGGCACCTTGGTTCTTACCGTTTAA